A portion of the Juglans microcarpa x Juglans regia isolate MS1-56 chromosome 1D, Jm3101_v1.0, whole genome shotgun sequence genome contains these proteins:
- the LOC121268103 gene encoding uncharacterized protein LOC121268103, with translation MEINFGTQTWPEHSDSEQDQLAEEDEDLSFCDLPVISYFTKEDDGQSRKEDASAAETQELEFDFGAKGGSTLKESAMCAADEVFFQGRILPLRVSVSSDTGLTLFRHESSQKISTQCISRSESLDHGSMGTGSGSNSNNSSRSSSTRSSHNSSGSCTTGSTYTIERTSKQTRLQNHLLSCPSPKPQVRLSNTRQGSLDTRSRNSSSRDYLRLGLVPTPEIEMLDLKVRRSSSVNTSVGGSRNSRVTAEKSCYDSDMVEQRRPAGFLEKRIGRLLSGCKCTEAVSSNVVIMKSNANVATQTKKENLMGSKLRRKQLQEQKQQGKQAMSSHRTFEWIKELSHAGLLAP, from the coding sequence ATGGAAATAAACTTTGGCACACAAACATGGCCTGAACACTCTGACTCAGAGCAAGATCAGTTagcagaagaagatgaagatttgTCTTTCTGTGATCTCCCGGTCATTAGCTATTTTACCAAAGAAGACGATGGCCAATCAAGAAAAGAAGATGCTTCGGCCGCTGAAACCCAGGAATTAGAGTTCGATTTCGGTGCAAAGGGAGGCTCAACTTTGAAAGAATCAGCAATGTGTGCGGCCGACGAGGTTTTCTTTCAAGGCCGAATCCTTCCACTACGCGTCTCGGTCAGCTCAGACACTGGGTTAACCCTTTTCCGGCATGAAAGCAGCCAGAAGATCAGTACCCAGTGCATATCAAGGTCCGAGTCCCTGGACCATGGTTCAATGGGTACTGGGTCAGGGTCCAATAGCAACAATAGCAGCAGAAGCAGCAGTACTAGAAGTTCTCACAACTCATCAGGCAGCTGCACTACTGGCTCGACCTATACCATCGAGCGAACTTCCAAGCAAACGAGACTCCAAAACCATCTTCTTTCATGCCCAAGTCCCAAACCCCAGGTCAGACTTTCCAATACTCGACAAGGAAGTCTCGATACTCGGAGCCGGAACTCATCCTCACGGGACTATTTACGGCTGGGTTTGGTTCCTACTCCTGAGATTGAAATGCTAGACCTTAAAGTTCGTAGAAGCAGCAGTGTCAACACAAGTGTTGGCGGTAGTAGAAATAGTAGGGTCACTGCCGAAAAGAGCTGTTATGATTCCGACATGGTAGAGCAGAGGAGGCCTGCAGGATTCTTGGAGAAAAGAATCGGACGGCTGTTGAGTGGTTGTAAGTGTACAGAGGCAGTTTCGTCAAACGTTGTCATCATGAAGAGTAATGCAAATGTCGCAACGCAAACCAAGAAAGAAAATCTGATGGGGTCGAAGCTGAGGAGGAAGCAATTGCAAGAACAAAAGCAGCAGGGAAAGCAAGCCATGTCGAGTCATCGAACATTTGAATGGATAAAGGAGCTTTCGCATGCAGGGCTTCTGGCTCCTTGA
- the LOC121236600 gene encoding probable protein phosphatase 2C 63 — MLELCRGPLGRCFGGGRDRDGLLWHTDLKPHALGDYSFAVVQANSFLEDQGQVFTSPSATYVGVYDGHGGPEASRFITHHLFPFLHKFATEEGGLSEDVIKKAFDATEQEFLHLVKRSWPAQPQIASVGSCCLVGAISNDVLYVANLGDSRAVLGRRGSGMVNSPVVAERLSTDHNVGVEEVRKEVKALHPDDSHIVVYSRGVWRIKGIIQVSRSIGDVYLKKPEFNRGPLFHHFGPLIPLKRPVMTAEPSIVIRKLNPDDMFLIFATDGLWEHLSDEAAVEIVLKNPRVGIAKRLVRAAIQEAARKREMRYEDIKRIERGVRRHFHDDITVIIMYLDHSRGSSVNGGYKDHCLFDCTSAPVDIFSLNTDADEAEVSLHTVS; from the exons ATGTTGGAGCTGTGCAGGGGACCATTGGGGAGGTGCTTTGGTGGAGGAAGGGATAGGGATGGGCTTCTGTGGCACACGGACTTGAAGCCCCACGCATTAGGGGACTACTCCTTCGCCGTGGTGCAAGCCAACTCGTTTCTCGAAGACCAGGGACAAGTTTTCACCTCTCCTTCCGCTACCTACGTCGGTGTCTACGACGGCCATGGCGGCCCCGAAGCTTCTCGCTTCATCACCCACCACCTTTTCCCTTTCCTTCACA AATTTGCAACAGAAGAGGGTGGATTGTCAGAGGACGTTATCAAGAAGGCATTTGATGCCACAGAACAGGAATTCTTACACCTGGTGAAGCGATCTTGGCCGGCTCAACCGCAGATTGCTTCAGTGGGTTCATGTTGTCTCGTTGGGGCAATTTCGAATGATGTTTTATATGTGGCTAATCTTGGGGACTCGAGGGCTGTTCTGGGTCGCAGAGGCTCAGGAATGGTTAACAGTCCGGTGGTGGCAGAGCGGTTATCTACTGATCATAATGTAGGAGTGGAGGAGGTGAGGAAAGAAGTCAAGGCGCTTCACCCTGATGATTCACACATTGTGGTGTATTCCCGAGGAGTTTGGCGAATCAAGGGCATTATTCAG GTCTCAAGATCAATTGGAGATGTATATCTGAAGAAACCTGAGTTCAACAGAGGTCCTCTTTTTCATCACTTTGGTCCACTAATTCCTTTAAAAAGACCTGTAATGACAGCGGAACCCTCTATAGTGATTCGGAAATTAAACCCGGATGACATGTTTTTGATATTTGCAACGGATGGTCTCTGGGAGCATTTAAGTGATGAAGCAGCTGTTGAAATTGTCTTAAAAAATCCGAGAGTT GGAATAGCAAAGCGATTGGTGAGAGCTGCCATTCAGGAAGCTGCAAGGAAAAGAGAGATGAGATATGAAGacataaaaagaattgaaaggGGGGTAAGGCGCCATTTTCACGATGATATTACTGTCATAATCATGTATCTGGATCATTCACGAGGTTCTTCTGTAAACGGTGGATACAAGGATCACTGCCTCTTCGACTGCACTAGTGCCCCTGTAGATATCTTCTCCCTAAATACAGATGCGGATGAGGCAGAGGTCTCACTTCATACTGTCTCCTAA